The following are encoded in a window of Francisella tularensis subsp. tularensis genomic DNA:
- the sdhA gene encoding succinate dehydrogenase flavoprotein subunit, whose translation MSIATQEFDAIVIGAGGAGLRASFQLSQSGFKTAVVSKVFPTRSHTVAAQGGIAAALGNIEFDDGLPSDDWKWHMYDTVKGSDYIGDQDAIEYMCEHAPQSIIELEHMGMPFSRLKNGKIYQRAFGGMSRNYDPANQAERTCAAADRTGHALLHTLYQGNLAHKTDFYTEWFAVDLVKADDGSIAGVIALCIETGETVFLKAKITILATGGAGRIYESSTNAYINTGDGMGLALRAGLPLQDMEFWQFHPTGIAGAGVLVTEGCRGEGGVLRNKDGERFMERYAPNAKDLACRDVVSRASQQEIMEGRGDTFSGTSCVWLDLTHLGEDVINERLPTVRELGRTFAGIDPVEKPIPVVPTCHYQMGGIPTNKHGQVITQVDGKDKVIGGLYAVGECASVSVHGANRLGSNSLLDLVVFGRAAGMHAEQSLKEGMPMKEVSQENIEKATARITKWDTSEQRGCKEKISELRKELQRVMQQYFSVFRQESTMKEGLDKLFNIRERLDNAVLEDNSRIFNMMRIEALELDNLVLTAIATAKLALERKESRGAHSRVDYPERDDKNWMKHTLYFLEGDRTSLRDVNMSPTKVKAFQPAERKY comes from the coding sequence ATGAGTATAGCTACGCAAGAATTTGATGCTATTGTTATCGGTGCTGGTGGTGCGGGTTTAAGAGCTTCTTTCCAGCTGTCACAGTCGGGTTTTAAAACTGCTGTTGTTTCTAAAGTCTTTCCAACAAGATCACATACGGTTGCAGCTCAAGGTGGTATTGCAGCTGCTTTAGGTAATATTGAATTTGATGATGGCTTGCCATCAGATGATTGGAAGTGGCATATGTATGATACTGTTAAAGGTTCTGATTATATTGGTGATCAGGATGCTATTGAGTATATGTGTGAGCATGCGCCACAATCAATTATTGAGTTGGAGCATATGGGTATGCCTTTCTCAAGACTTAAAAATGGCAAGATATATCAACGAGCGTTTGGTGGGATGTCAAGGAACTATGATCCTGCTAATCAAGCAGAAAGAACTTGCGCAGCAGCTGATAGGACCGGGCATGCTCTTTTACATACGCTGTATCAGGGTAACTTAGCGCACAAAACTGATTTCTATACGGAGTGGTTTGCTGTTGATTTGGTTAAGGCGGATGATGGTAGTATTGCTGGGGTTATAGCTCTTTGTATAGAAACTGGTGAAACTGTTTTCTTAAAAGCAAAGATTACTATATTAGCTACTGGTGGCGCTGGGCGTATATACGAGTCAAGTACTAATGCTTATATCAATACTGGTGATGGTATGGGTCTTGCTTTAAGAGCTGGATTACCTCTTCAAGATATGGAGTTTTGGCAGTTCCATCCTACAGGCATTGCAGGTGCTGGAGTTCTTGTTACTGAAGGTTGTCGCGGTGAAGGTGGTGTGCTACGCAATAAAGATGGTGAAAGATTTATGGAGCGATATGCTCCTAATGCTAAAGATCTTGCTTGTCGTGATGTTGTATCGCGTGCCTCTCAGCAAGAAATTATGGAAGGGCGTGGTGATACTTTCTCTGGGACAAGCTGTGTGTGGTTGGATTTGACTCACTTGGGTGAAGACGTCATTAATGAGAGATTGCCTACTGTTAGAGAATTAGGTAGAACTTTTGCTGGGATTGATCCAGTTGAAAAACCAATACCGGTTGTGCCTACTTGTCATTATCAAATGGGTGGGATACCAACTAATAAACATGGTCAAGTAATTACTCAGGTTGATGGTAAAGATAAGGTTATAGGTGGATTGTACGCTGTTGGTGAATGCGCCTCTGTGTCAGTTCATGGTGCAAACAGGCTTGGAAGTAATTCTTTATTAGATTTAGTTGTTTTTGGTAGAGCTGCTGGTATGCATGCGGAACAAAGCCTAAAAGAAGGTATGCCTATGAAAGAAGTTTCTCAAGAGAATATTGAGAAAGCTACTGCTAGAATCACTAAGTGGGATACTTCAGAGCAAAGAGGCTGTAAGGAAAAAATTTCTGAATTAAGAAAAGAATTACAGCGCGTAATGCAGCAGTACTTCTCTGTATTTAGGCAAGAAAGCACAATGAAAGAAGGGCTTGATAAGTTATTTAATATTAGAGAAAGGTTAGATAATGCTGTTCTGGAAGATAACTCTAGAATTTTCAATATGATGAGAATAGAAGCGTTAGAGTTAGATAATCTAGTATTAACTGCGATAGCTACTGCAAAATTAGCACTTGAAAGAAAGGAATCAAGAGGCGCTCATTCAAGAGTAGACTATCCTGAAAGAGATGATAAGAATTGGATGAAGCATACGCTATACTTCTTAGAAGGAGATAGAACATCTCTGCGTGATGTAAATATGTCTCCTACTAAAGTAAAAGCTTTTCAACCAGCAGAACGTAAGTACTAA
- a CDS encoding succinate dehydrogenase iron-sulfur subunit, whose protein sequence is MEVRFKIYRYNPEVDKKPYYDEYTVEVENEGVKVLTALELIKEQDPTLALRRSCREGVCGSDGMNINGKNRLACITSVGELKQPIKVNPLPGLPVIRDLIVDMKQFYKNYEKVKPYLINDDEPPVKERLQSPEDRAKLDGLYECILCACCTTSCPSFWWNPDKFIGPSGLLQAYRFIADSRDTATEQRLEDLKDPFSLFRCRTIMNCVSVCPKGLNPTEAIGKIRSALLKKNV, encoded by the coding sequence ATGGAAGTAAGATTTAAAATTTATAGATATAATCCAGAAGTTGATAAAAAACCTTATTACGATGAGTATACGGTTGAAGTAGAAAATGAAGGTGTTAAGGTTCTAACAGCTCTAGAATTAATTAAAGAGCAGGATCCTACCTTGGCTTTAAGAAGATCTTGTCGTGAAGGTGTTTGTGGTTCTGATGGTATGAATATCAACGGCAAGAATCGTTTGGCGTGTATCACTTCGGTTGGTGAGTTAAAGCAGCCTATTAAAGTTAATCCTTTACCAGGGTTGCCAGTTATTAGAGATTTAATCGTCGATATGAAACAGTTCTATAAGAATTATGAGAAAGTTAAACCATATCTTATCAATGATGATGAGCCGCCTGTTAAAGAGAGGTTACAATCACCAGAGGATAGGGCTAAACTTGATGGGCTGTATGAGTGTATTTTATGTGCTTGTTGTACTACATCGTGCCCTTCGTTTTGGTGGAATCCCGACAAATTTATAGGTCCTTCTGGATTGTTACAAGCTTATAGATTTATCGCCGACTCAAGAGATACTGCTACAGAGCAAAGACTTGAAGATCTAAAAGATCCATTTAGTCTTTTCAGATGTAGGACTATTATGAACTGTGTTTCTGTGTGTCCAAAAGGTCTTAACCCTACAGAAGCAATAGGTAAGATTAGATCAGCATTATTAAAGAAGAATGTATAA
- the sdhD gene encoding succinate dehydrogenase, hydrophobic membrane anchor protein has protein sequence MGVLLMAVISLTSSGIKDFFVQRVTAVIIAVYFGYLILEALYLSHIGALNYDSWRGLFTDGMFFRVATLMAYLAMFFHAWVGIWIICGDYIKFAWASALVMLSFVLVYIFCFFWLFAVLFFY, from the coding sequence ATGGGGGTGTTACTTATGGCTGTAATTTCATTAACTTCTTCTGGAATTAAAGACTTTTTCGTACAAAGAGTTACGGCTGTAATTATTGCTGTATATTTTGGTTATCTTATCCTAGAAGCTTTGTATTTGTCGCATATAGGAGCTCTTAACTATGATAGTTGGAGAGGTTTGTTTACCGATGGGATGTTTTTTAGAGTTGCTACGTTAATGGCGTACTTGGCGATGTTTTTTCATGCATGGGTAGGTATCTGGATTATATGTGGCGATTATATTAAATTTGCTTGGGCTTCTGCGCTTGTGATGCTGAGCTTTGTTTTGGTGTATATATTCTGCTTTTTTTGGTTATTTGCAGTTTTATTTTTCTATTAA
- the sdhC gene encoding succinate dehydrogenase, cytochrome b556 subunit, with amino-acid sequence MSKNISLRVVCITLVTSDLLLYKNCFGGMSSMKKITNIDLMSIKSYNFPITAISSIMHRISGVVLIIAIPLCVVAMNYALAGPDGYQQTVTVLTKSWFSVFFWLFLSSITYHVYAGIRHMIMDMGFGESMKVAKITSLLVIVLGVLSAILWGCYLWL; translated from the coding sequence TTGAGTAAAAATATATCATTAAGAGTTGTTTGTATAACATTGGTTACATCTGATCTACTTCTCTACAAAAATTGCTTCGGAGGAATGTCGAGCATGAAAAAAATTACTAATATTGACTTGATGTCAATAAAATCATATAACTTCCCAATCACAGCTATTAGCTCTATTATGCACCGCATATCAGGAGTTGTGTTGATAATTGCGATACCGCTTTGCGTGGTTGCGATGAACTATGCTCTTGCAGGGCCTGATGGTTACCAGCAAACAGTTACTGTATTAACTAAATCTTGGTTTAGTGTATTTTTTTGGCTTTTTTTATCATCGATAACATATCACGTTTACGCTGGTATTAGACATATGATTATGGATATGGGCTTTGGTGAGAGTATGAAAGTGGCAAAAATCACTTCACTACTAGTTATCGTTTTGGGTGTTTTATCAGCTATTTTATGGGGGTGTTACTTATGGCTGTAA